A DNA window from Zingiber officinale cultivar Zhangliang chromosome 3A, Zo_v1.1, whole genome shotgun sequence contains the following coding sequences:
- the LOC122054078 gene encoding putative clathrin assembly protein At4g40080, which translates to MGRKLRGLVGALKDTASFAAAAAATLSPSSAAQIAVLRATPHQPADEPPRPRHIRALLSFGHGSRLSAASAVGALADRLRSTRDPAVALKCLLALHHVFTRGAFILRDQLPIALLRHPTSGRNPLALSAFPLGSSPASFALASWVRWYARLLELLVSASLLLAPFHPNPNTGDDRVTTLLDRDLISELDLLVEIVEVMSRAPEMAVVEGNNLVGEAVRLIEADRIAAEHEIEIRVREMRERTTSLGFADSVELVCVLRRLEETRHRPWDRKPTIGDWFWTGVRHLSEQAEAAALRDEEEEKRRFGRDKVSESARIVGRVADESTQLVHFGSRRWFNH; encoded by the coding sequence ATGGGTCGCAAGCTCCGCGGCCTCGTCGGCGCGCTCAAGGACACCGCCTccttcgccgccgccgccgctgcaaCCCTCTCCCCTTCCTCCGCTGCCCAGATCGCTGTCCTTCGCGCCACGCCTCACCAGCCCGCCGACGAGCCCCCCCGCCCCCGCCACATCCGCGCGCTCCTCTCCTTCGGACACGGCTCCCGTCTCTCCGCCGCGTCCGCCGTCGGCGCCCTCGCCGACCGCCTCCGCTCCACCCGCGACCCCGCCGTCGCCCTCAAGTGCCTCCTCGCCCTCCACCACGTCTTCACTCGCGGCGCCTTCATCCTCCGCGACCAACTCCCCATCGCCCTCCTCCGCCACCCCACCTCCGGCCGCAACCCACTCGCCCTCTCTGCCTTCCCCCTCGGCTCCTCCCCCGCTTCGTTCGCCCTAGCCTCCTGGGTCCGATGGTACGCTCGCCTCCTCGAGCTCCTCGTCTCCGCCTCCCTCCTCCTCGCCCCCTTTCACCCTAACCCTAATACAGGCGACGACCGCGTCACCACCCTCCTCGACCGCGACCTAATCTCCGAGCTCGACTTGCTCGTGGAGATCGTCGAAGTGATGAGCCGCGCCCCGGAGATGGCCGTCGTCGAGGGGAACAATCTCGTCGGCGAGGCGGTGAGGTTGATAGAGGCGGATCGGATCGCCGCGGAGCACGAGATCGAGATCCGAGTCCGGGAGATGAGGGAGCGGACGACTTCGCTCGGCTTCGCCGATTCGGTGGAGCTGGTCTGCGTGCTGAGGCGACTCGAGGAGACGAGGCACCGGCCGTGGGATCGGAAGCCGACGATCGGAGACTGGTTCTGGACCGGCGTGCGTCACCTGTCGGAGCAGGCGGAGGCGGCGGCACTGCGggatgaggaggaggagaagaggaggtTCGGGCGAGATAAGGTAAGCGAGTCGGCTCGGATCGTGGGGCGCGTCGCCGACGAGTCGACTCAGCTGGTGCATTTCGGATCGAGACGGTGGTTCAACCATTGA